A genomic window from Brassica oleracea var. oleracea cultivar TO1000 chromosome C8, BOL, whole genome shotgun sequence includes:
- the LOC106310309 gene encoding photosynthetic NDH subunit of subcomplex B 4, chloroplastic-like isoform X2, whose amino-acid sequence MAEAFTFTNLHIPSSSSYLNEKRGKNLMRGSLCVRKALPHDLPLMAVMVQQIEGMRDIITEKHVWHLSDKAIKNVYLFYIMFTCWGCLYFGSAKDPFYDSEEYRGDGGDGTGYWVYETKT is encoded by the exons ATGGCTGAAGCATTCACCTTCACAAACCTTCATATCCCTTCTTCTTCAAGCTACTTG AATGAGAAAAGGGGAAAGAATCTGATGAGAGGAAGCTTATGTGTAAGAAAGGCACTGCCACATGATTTGCCACTAATGGCTGTGATGGTTCAACAAATAGAAGGGATGCGTGATATCATTACAGAGAAACACGTCTGGCATCTAAGTGATAAAGCCATCAAGAATGTCT ATTTGTTCTACATCATGTTCACTTGTTGGGGATGTCTGTACTTTGGTTCCGCAAAG GATCCATTCTATGACTCGGAGGAGTACCGTGGAGATGGAGGTGATGGAACCGGATATTGGGTCTATGAAACT AAGACATAG
- the LOC106312749 gene encoding uncharacterized protein LOC106312749: MPATDFQGSFGRSLLTLRRDQADSNHHHQPQNTMEAELDSFQRQVAEKFIDLNASAGENNLLSLDWISKLLDSFLCCQEEFRAIIFNHRSQISAPPMDRILSDYFERSIKALDVCNAIRDGIEQIRQWQKLSDIVISALDSHRPVGEGQLRRAKKALIDLAIGMLDEKDHSSSASLAHRNRSFGRAKDNHSHHRSFGHFRSLSWSVSRSWSASKQLQALANNLNTPKPNDVAASNGLAVPVYTMTSVLLFVMWVLVAAIPCQDRGLQVNFSVPRHYQWAVPVMSLHDKIVEESKRRDRKNCCGLLKEIEMIEKSSRVMNELVDSIQFPLSEEKESEVKQRVVELVEVHEGLKKGLDPFERKVREVFHRIVRSRTESLDSLC, translated from the coding sequence ATGCCAGCTACGGACTTTCAAGGATCATTCGGAAGGTCGTTACTAACTTTACGGCGAGACCAAGCCGACTCTAACCACCACCACCAGCCACAAAACACCATGGAAGCTGAGCTAGATTCTTTCCAAAGACAAGTCGCCGAGAAGTTCATCGATCTCAACGCCTCCGCCGGAGAAAACAACCTCCTCTCCCTCGACTGGATCAGCAAGCTTCTCGATTCCTTCCTATGTTGCCAAGAGGAGTTCCGAGCCATCATCTTCAACCACCGCTCGCAGATCTCCGCACCTCCGATGGATCGCATCCTCTCCGATTACTTCGAACGGAGCATCAAAGCCCTCGACGTCTGCAACGCGATCCGCGACGGAATCGAGCAGATCCGCCAGTGGCAGAAACTCTCCGACATCGTCATCTCCGCTTTAGACAGCCACCGTCCCGTCGGAGAAGGTCAGCTCCGGCGAGCTAAGAAGGCTCTGATCGATTTAGCGATCGGAATGCTCGACGAGAAAGATCATTCTTCCTCGGCGAGTCTAGCTCATCGTAACCGTTCTTTCGGTAGAGCCAAAGACAACCACAGCCACCACCGTTCGTTCGGACATTTCAGATCTCTGTCGTGGAGCGTGTCTAGATCGTGGTCGGCTTCTAAGCAGTTACAAGCGTTAGCTAACAACTTAAACACGCCTAAACCAAACGACGTCGCGGCGAGTAACGGTTTAGCTGTACCGGTTTACACCATGACTTCGGTTCTGTTGTTTGTGATGTGGGTTTTGGTCGCTGCGATTCCTTGTCAAGACCGTGGGTTGCAAGTGAACTTCTCTGTGCCGAGGCATTACCAGTGGGCGGTTCCGGTTATGTCGCTGCACGATAAGATCGTGGAGGAGTCTAAGAGGAGAGATAGGAAGAATTGTTGTGGGTTGCTTAAGGAGATTGAGATGATTGAGAAGAGCTCGAGGGTGATGAACGAGTTGGTTGATTCGATTCAGTTTCCGTTGAGTGAGGAGAAGGAGAGCGAGGTGAAGCAGAGGGTGGTGGAGCTTGTGGAGGTTCATGAGGGTTTGAAGAAGGGGTTGGATCCGTTTGAGAGGAAAGTAAGAGAAGTTTTTCATCGGATTGTGAGAAGCAGAACCGAGAGTCTCGACTCTCTTTGTTAA
- the LOC106309541 gene encoding uncharacterized endoplasmic reticulum membrane protein C16E8.02-like, with amino-acid sequence MGLLDLEKHFAFYGAYHSNPINIVIHIIFVWPIVFTALLLLHSATPIFDLSQSLTLDGVLRLNVGFILTVVYALFYLCLDKRAGFVAALMCFSCWVGSSFLATRLGPSLAFKVGIASQLLCWTGQFLGHGVFEKRAPALLDNLLQAFLMAPFFVLLEVLQSVFGYEPYPGFQARVNAKVESDIKEWRAKKQVKKNKLT; translated from the exons ATGGGATTGCTCGATCTAGAGAAGCACTTCGCCTTCTACGGTGCTTACCACAGCAATCCGATCAACATCGTAATCCACATCATCTTCGTGTGGCCGATCGTCTTCACCGCCTTGCTCCTCCTCCACTCCGCGACCCCAATTTTCGACCTTTCTCAATCGCTGACCCTCGACGGCGTTCTCCGGCTAAACGTCGGTTTTATCTTAACCGTGGTCTATGCTCTGTTCTACCTCTGTTTGGATAAAAGAGCTGGGTTTGTAGCTGCCCTCATGTGTTTCTCTTGCTGGGTCGGTTCCAGCTTCCTTGCTACTCGGTTAGGACCTTCTCTAGCCTTCAAG GTTGGGATAGCGTCTCAGCTGTTATGCTGGACGGGGCAGTTTCTTGGCCATGGAGTGTTCGAG AAACGAGCACCGGCGTTATTAGACAATCTGCTCCAAGCTTTTCTCATGGCTCCTTTCTTCGTGTTGCTTGAG GTCCTTCAATCGGTTTTCGGGTATGAACCATATCCAGGGTTTCAAGCTCGTGTGAATGCCAAGGTAGAAAGTGACATAAAGGAGTGGAGAGCAAAGAAGCAGGTCAAGAAGAATAAGCTCACATAA
- the LOC106310309 gene encoding photosynthetic NDH subunit of subcomplex B 4, chloroplastic-like isoform X3 produces the protein MAEAFTFTNLHIPSSSSYLNEKRGKNLMRGSLCVRKALPHDLPLMAVMVQQIEGMRDIITEKHVWHLSDKAIKNVYLFYIMFTCWGCLYFGSAKDPFYDSEEYRGDGGDGTGYWVYETVKDIEEKARAELWREELIEEIEQKVGGLRELEEAVTK, from the exons ATGGCTGAAGCATTCACCTTCACAAACCTTCATATCCCTTCTTCTTCAAGCTACTTG AATGAGAAAAGGGGAAAGAATCTGATGAGAGGAAGCTTATGTGTAAGAAAGGCACTGCCACATGATTTGCCACTAATGGCTGTGATGGTTCAACAAATAGAAGGGATGCGTGATATCATTACAGAGAAACACGTCTGGCATCTAAGTGATAAAGCCATCAAGAATGTCT ATTTGTTCTACATCATGTTCACTTGTTGGGGATGTCTGTACTTTGGTTCCGCAAAG GATCCATTCTATGACTCGGAGGAGTACCGTGGAGATGGAGGTGATGGAACCGGATATTGGGTCTATGAAACTGTAA AAGACATAGAAGAGAAAGCAAGAGCAGAGTTATGGCGTGAAGAACTTATCGAAGAAATTGAACAGAAAGTTGGTGGGTTAAGAGAGCTCGAAGAAGCTGTTACCAAGTAG
- the LOC106310309 gene encoding photosynthetic NDH subunit of subcomplex B 4, chloroplastic-like isoform X1 translates to MAEAFTFTNLHIPSSSSYLNEKRGKNLMRGSLCVRKALPHDLPLMAVMVQQIEGMRDIITEKHVWHLSDKAIKNVYLFYIMFTCWGCLYFGSAKDPFYDSEEYRGDGGDGTGYWVYETQKT, encoded by the exons ATGGCTGAAGCATTCACCTTCACAAACCTTCATATCCCTTCTTCTTCAAGCTACTTG AATGAGAAAAGGGGAAAGAATCTGATGAGAGGAAGCTTATGTGTAAGAAAGGCACTGCCACATGATTTGCCACTAATGGCTGTGATGGTTCAACAAATAGAAGGGATGCGTGATATCATTACAGAGAAACACGTCTGGCATCTAAGTGATAAAGCCATCAAGAATGTCT ATTTGTTCTACATCATGTTCACTTGTTGGGGATGTCTGTACTTTGGTTCCGCAAAG GATCCATTCTATGACTCGGAGGAGTACCGTGGAGATGGAGGTGATGGAACCGGATATTGGGTCTATGAAACT CAGAAGACATAG